From the genome of Roseiconus lacunae, one region includes:
- a CDS encoding sigma-70 family RNA polymerase sigma factor codes for MERESQHESTNHEAFVRHLTENQTRLYGYVYSLLGDHSLASDVVQETNLVLWRKIAEFAPEKPFLPWAFAIARFQVLAHIRDEKRDRVLLDAELVEAISGEVEKQATQMDAFRDALRPCIQKLTPNNRDLVERRYFKAMTVNQLAETFDRTTAAIKVALVRIRRQLGECVEQQIASEGQR; via the coding sequence ATGGAGCGAGAAAGCCAACACGAATCGACGAATCACGAAGCGTTCGTCCGCCATCTGACCGAGAATCAAACTCGGCTCTACGGCTACGTGTATTCACTGCTCGGTGATCACAGCCTTGCGTCAGATGTCGTTCAGGAAACGAACTTAGTTCTATGGCGAAAAATCGCCGAATTCGCGCCTGAGAAACCGTTTCTTCCGTGGGCTTTCGCGATCGCACGCTTTCAAGTCCTTGCCCATATCCGCGACGAGAAGCGTGACCGCGTCTTACTGGACGCAGAACTTGTCGAAGCGATCAGCGGCGAGGTCGAGAAGCAAGCCACGCAGATGGATGCGTTTCGCGATGCATTGCGTCCGTGCATTCAAAAGTTGACTCCGAATAACCGAGACCTTGTGGAGCGACGATATTTCAAGGCCATGACGGTCAACCAATTGGCCGAGACGTTTGACCGGACTACCGCTGCGATCAAAGTTGCCCTGGTTCGTATCCGGCGCCAGTTGGGGGAATGCGTCGAACAACAAATCGCTTCGGAGGGCCAACGATGA